A portion of the Lolium rigidum isolate FL_2022 chromosome 1, APGP_CSIRO_Lrig_0.1, whole genome shotgun sequence genome contains these proteins:
- the LOC124648134 gene encoding glycine-rich cell wall structural protein-like encodes MDEALAAISSHSKLACYYTIKLIIKNGYQVPLLLGVVLVSLMLISEDMADARDYDTQSEDKNLKPAGGPGLKDEKWGGGYQHGYGNYDGGYGGGYGNYGHGGGYGRSYGGGGYGPRYGGGHGHSGNGGYGGNYGGGYGGGAGYGGGGGYGSGYGGGGGYGGGSGGAGYP; translated from the exons ATGGACGAAG CTCTAGCAGCGATATCATCTCATTCCAAGCTAGCTTGCTATTACACGATCAAACTGATCATCAAAAATGGCTATCAAGTCCCCCTTCTGCTCGGTGTCGTACTAGTCTCGCTCATGCTTATCTCGGAGGATATGGCAGATGCTCGAGA TTATGATACTC AGTCCGAGGATAAAAATTTAAAACCTGCAGGAGGGCCGGGCCTCAAGGACGAGAAGTGGGGAGGTGGCTACCAACATG GATACGGAAACTATGATGGTGGGTATGGTGGAGGATATGGAAACTATGGGCACGGTGGAGGTTATGGGCGTAGCTATGGTGGCGGAGGCTATGGACCTAGATATGGTGGAGGGCATGGTCATTCAGGCAATGGTGGATATGGCGGAAATTATGGTGGAGGTTACGGTGGTGGTGCCGGATATGGTGGAGGTGGCGGATACGGCAGCgggtacggtggtggtggaggttatGGTGGAGGATCGGGTGGCGCTGGCTATCCTTAA